The Algoriphagus sp. TR-M9 genome has a window encoding:
- the rpiB gene encoding ribose 5-phosphate isomerase B produces MAKKIAIGGDHAGFEYKAKMISKLESLGYEVKDFGPFSDASVDYPDYVHPLSSAIEAGEFELGIVICGSGNGVAITANKHQGIRAALCWNEDLAALCRQHNNANVLALPARFISYDLAEKLAEIFLTTEFEGGRHQNRVNKIACS; encoded by the coding sequence ATGGCAAAGAAAATAGCAATAGGAGGAGATCATGCAGGCTTTGAATACAAGGCAAAAATGATCAGCAAACTGGAATCACTGGGCTACGAAGTGAAGGACTTCGGTCCTTTCTCAGATGCTTCTGTGGATTACCCGGATTATGTGCATCCCTTGAGTTCTGCCATCGAAGCAGGTGAATTTGAGTTGGGCATAGTGATCTGTGGATCCGGAAATGGTGTGGCCATCACTGCCAACAAACACCAGGGAATCCGTGCCGCACTTTGCTGGAATGAAGACTTGGCAGCTTTGTGCAGACAGCATAACAATGCTAACGTTTTAGCTCTTCCTGCCCGTTTTATATCGTATGACCTGGCAGAAAAGCTAGCCGAGATATTCCTGACTACTGAATTTGAAGGAGGAAGACATCAGAATAGAGTGAATAAGATTGCTTGTAGCTGA